The following coding sequences lie in one Methylotenera versatilis 301 genomic window:
- the msuE gene encoding FMN reductase has translation MSNKLKVVAVSGGLKLPSRTLTLVEEIVAALGAALPIDLHVIEISEIGPLFGGALNHAELPERVLNDIAAIESADLLVVASPVYRASYTGLFKHLFDFVHHEALIDVPVLLAATGGSERHALVIDHQLRPLFSFFQAHTLPIGVYASEADFTNYKVSNDLLKQRIKLSVDRALPLLKHRRIQLSEEAKHVASGS, from the coding sequence ATGAGTAATAAGCTAAAAGTAGTTGCGGTATCTGGTGGTTTGAAATTGCCATCAAGGACGCTGACCTTGGTTGAAGAGATTGTTGCAGCCTTAGGTGCTGCCTTGCCGATTGATCTTCATGTGATTGAGATCAGTGAGATTGGCCCATTGTTTGGTGGAGCACTTAACCATGCAGAGCTTCCAGAGCGAGTGTTGAATGACATTGCCGCAATTGAGTCTGCTGACTTGTTGGTTGTGGCTAGCCCAGTTTATCGCGCATCCTATACTGGTCTATTTAAGCATTTATTCGACTTTGTCCACCACGAGGCTCTCATTGATGTGCCTGTGTTATTGGCTGCTACTGGCGGTAGTGAGCGCCATGCGTTGGTCATTGATCATCAATTACGCCCACTCTTTAGCTTCTTTCAAGCGCACACATTGCCTATAGGCGTTTATGCCTCAGAGGCAGATTTCACTAATTACAAAGTAAGTAATGATTTACTGAAACAGCGTATCAAGTTGTCAGTTGATCGCGCCTTACCTTTGTTGAAACATCGACGTATTCAACTAAGCGAAGAAGCTAAGCATGTGGCAAGCGGCTCTTAA